TTTTTAACTCTTTTatactccttttgaaaatcattttaaaagagCTTTTGATTTCTCTTTCACTTTCTTACTTACAAATCCTTTGTTCTTGAAAGATTGTTGAAAGaagttttattttgggcatatttcCTAGCATTCACTCTCATACACACttcatctttgaaaatcattgtGAGAGTAATTCTTTAAAGTatttcccatattattttccttgataaatatttttttgggaaaactcatttcagcttgtgagtctttacattatcattgcaagattcaaaggcttgcactgagtttttttcataaatatttttgtaagcacaTTCCCAAATATCTCGTACACTtaaatttgcaaaatattttaggagatattatttggattttagatctttgaaaatacctattgaatatcttgtatgtagatcaaagatcatcattattattttctctcacatttttacttaaaaatatctttgagagaaaatcacacatactcacttgagcctatattcatatcatacttgagtgcattaattgattgtgcatagtggtacatatctgcttgcaTTAGAAGCAATCtggttgtacaaaatatttcatttgaatatttgttgtatttcccCACATATGATtgaaaaagggagactagccatgtgaatagtcccagactggttCAGACTCGATTAAGAGAATTAAGTGCACCATCCTGCAAAGTGTTGTATTAGGTATCGcaccacccgcaagtgagcaatcatagtggaatcctcttgcttgtgagcttgaggcggggacgtaggcagtattggccgaaccccgataacatatcgtgtgtctacttttaatttccagcactttatattcctacacatgtatgttatattcgatatattatgaatgttgcacGTGATTTAATTTCCCCATATTAATTTTATCTACGCAATTTgcatatgcttagaaagaccctaggttgtgtattactgttgCTGGTTTAGTTGAACCTatgagataattttttaaataccaaattcaccccacCCCCCCTTCTAGGGAATACGCCAATTCCAACACCCCCTTTCTTACTATAACGTACTTACCTCTGAATCACTCTATTTAGCCACCCAATCATGAAGAAAAGGATATACAAGCTAGTTCATGCAAAGATTTTGAGCCCTACAAGATATATCAAAAAATTTGAATTCATTGACTCTCACTCATACGAAAGTACATTCAAGGTTTCAGACTAAACAGCCTTTATGTATCAACCATGCATGTACAAACTTTATTTTGCCCATCCATAGGGTTTGTTCATGAACTCAAAGCTCTTTCGTCTCAATCCACAATTTTAGGCATACACAACCTACGAATCAAACacatttcaaatttaaattcatttCTAATTAAATTGAAAAATGTGTTCAAACTCACAACAAACATAAAGAGTTCAAACTTACATCAATCACAAGGTTTAGTAAGTTTGTGGAGCTAGCATGATCCTTCCAATCATGAGTTGAtataacctctctctctctctctcagaacTCTGTAAACCCTTTACAAATGCAGCCTCTCTCTCTACTCTTCTTGCTGCTCGAATGACCCTCCTTCTCTCATTGAGCCtctctattttctttcttttttttcccccttgCTACACCCACTAATTCTCTATTTATAAGTTGGGCCCTCAAGTGGTTGCTCCTCTACACAAGAGATTGGAGAGATaatctctcaaatttttattttcttttatattttatctTAGAAATATTGAGAAGCTAACATGTGTCGTATTGTTTGGAGAGAATATGTGAGCATTTAGCTTGCATATGAGTTGGTTTTGGAGGAAATAATCAGTTCCCATAAAGGAGACAATGTGTTGGGTTGATGGCTTGTTTGGGTGAGCAATGTTTGGCAGAACTAGCCAACTAGGTGAGGTCTAAGCATTATAGGGGGAGGGAGGGTGGAAGGAGCCCATATGGACCTTGAATAAGAGAGTAGCTCAACTGGGACTTCAAACCATGATCCAAGCTAATGGGTTTCCAAGCTATCTGCCTATGCAAATCCATTTAAAATAGAGCCCAAAGGGGCTCTTAGGCTAAACCTAAGTCTATACAAGTTTTCTAGTCAAGATTAAACTTGTGTTGGGCCCTAACTTGAATTTGAGCTCAAGCTGACTATCAAATGTCACCTGCTAGTTCTGATATGCATCTTGGTGTGTGTAGGTGGATACAACCACAAATGACTCAACTTGAGGACTTGAAAATGAAGATTGAAAgacattttattttttgtatttagaTGAATTTTGTATCTATTTTTGCAAATCAATGTGAATGAATGATGTAAAAACAATAGAATGTGTACTAGTGGATGAATATGTATTTTGCTCCGCTATGGTGGGAGGATGAGAAAATTGATAGGCAAAGACCTTAAAAATAATGGAATGTGGACTAGTGGATGAATATGTATTTTGCTCCACTATGATGAGAGGATGAGTATATTGAAATACAAATATTAAGAGTTTTGAAGGTAGGAAAAGACCTTAGATGGCAAccccattttaaaataattaataaatattccTTCCCAAATGACCAATTAAAGAGGGACACTTCTTATTGACCTTTTAGGAATTCAATTTgctgatttgaaaaaaaaaattaaaaaaaaaaacacttgattgaaagttgttttaaaaattcaattttgatgatgttttatttgaatctttaagattaaaaaaataacGCAAATGCATTGTTTTACTATATAATGCCCAGACAAAATGATGTGTCCACAATAATACTCACCATATATGTACTTGACAATAATCTTTGTGACTGCGTGGGAGCATCGGCGAGAATACATCGTACCAGGAGTGCGGAGGATGGTCTGATGTGTCTGGATGATCCATACTTTACCTAGTATAGGTCCATCCCAcgcgacttcgtcgacaagactgTTGTTGCATATTTGAGCCTTATAAGAGAACTTTAACCCACACTTCCTTTTGTTATGTGTACATTACAATCTACATGggttaaccatttttttttcgtATCATGTAGGCTGATATACTAGATGAGGCAGATCAAATCTCGCCAGATCCCGCTATCCACCTATTGATGAGTGCTGCATTGGACCTCTTCCATAAGGACGGCCGACGGATCCCAGCTACTCGACCTGATGTACCTACACGAGGAGGTCGACTAGTTCCACTATGAGGTGGACGACTTGCCTCCTTTAGTCGTCTAGTGAGTCTCATCTCCTCGTCACCGGTTGTACAGGCGAAGTACGTGTTCAGTCCATTAGCACCGTATGCGCCTTCTAGTGCAACTGATATTGCAGGATCATCTAGTAGACAGGCTAACGCCCCATTTGACTCTGCTGCcaccccatcgatgtcatttttattggacgacaTTTTCAATGGGGAGGAGGTCGATGCACTCGCTATGCCGCCTCGTTCTCGTCCAGAGATATCATATCAGTTCTCTCCACGTACTCTTAGCATGGATAATGATTACACAGTACCTCTTGGCGGAGATGATCCACATACAGGACGACCACAGGACAGGACACCTGATGCAGATGACCAGCAAGAAGAGGGCAGACACAAACGGTAGCCACCACAACCCCTAAGATGACCTCGCTATGGCACCAAATAGTatagcattattttcatttcatttgtatagcattgattattttcatttcatttgtatagtatcgttgtattatttatgtataattgggaATGTTCATTCATTTTCCCCAACATGTATATGTAAATAAAAGTTATGCAATTATCATCATTGTCCTTAAATAAAAATTTgcgcttcattttttgaaaatccAAATTATGCTGGTGTTGGATACTAATtctataaatactctttgaatGCATGTTGGAGTAAATTTTTTTATGCATGACCCTAATTAAAAACTCTATAAAAATGATTGTATATAATTGAGTTTGAAAATCttgtcttttttaaaaataaataaataaataaatttttaacaacTAGAAATAAACAAAGTACATAAATAAGCAAGAAGTTAATAAAAAGTTTTCTTGTTCATACAAGTGTTTTACAATCTACTGAAGGAGCGACTCAAGCAAAGAGTAGTTTATATACTTTTACTAATAACTAAGAAACATTTGGGTTCCTTTTTTACAAATACTATCTAAATAAAcgtagtaaatttttatattttttttgcaaaACCATTGCTCGAACGATATTCATTTGGAACTATGGAAATATAATATAAATGAATCGTGTGTTGCGcgtattattaaatattttttcttattttaatgatGATGTCAACAATGATCGTGGCAATGAGtagattttcataaattttgaacAAATGGTCAATTTATGTCatataatcaaataaataaattctaTTGAAGGGCATTTTAAATTAAGTAAATTTAAGGactcccaaaaaaataataagtcagctctttattttttttattgggtataaaaatatgcattttaaatttaaaatatatatatatacacccgtAGTAAATCTTGCAGCACCAAACTACAacatttgtttaaatctcgtagGACGAAGCTGCAAGATTTGATTGATTAGGGCTTTTACGTTTTTGAAGCAtggtaaatctcgcagcaccaaactgtgagattacgtaagcattagattgaaaatttttttctcaaacagagtattatttaatattttattttaaattaataataaaacaggaaaaaactctTTATACccaactccattttttttttcaaattttgtgcTCTAGCCCCattttcaaaacaaaaggcaTGGGGTGAAAtcccatttaatttttttaaaataaaaatcccaACCCCATTTTTTAAATGATCTAGGCCCATTTTTTAAGACTCgctaatattttaaaatagggCCTGAGGCTCATTTTTTTAAGGCCAACATTTTAAAGCCCAATGCCCAGGCCCAAGTTTTTatcccttaattttttttttttttagaaaaatactgGGCCTCAGacccatttttgaaaataaaccGGCTCAAATTCTTAAAAAACCCAGCCCAACTTTTTAAGCCCCCACAAGGCGCCCACGCAGTCTGAAATCCAAACCCCAACTCAGTGGGTGACTCACTCCGAGTCAACCCAAACCCACTGAATTTGGTGAGTTAACTCACCAAAAACAGACCACAACTCaaaccaaaaatacaaaacatgaTCAAATTCAACTGAACAAAACGAAAAATAAAATCTGGTGAGGGGAATATATAAACCTATCTTTGCTGAAGCCCTTAATCCCCCAACCAGTTTTTGAACCTGCAAAATAGAAAATGAAACAAAATCAATAAACTAATTAGAACAGAACAAATCAaagcagagaaaagaaaagatagaaCAAAAGAAGGGGAGAGAAGAGGGGACAAAATGCAGAGGAGCGGTAAAGAGATCTTCAGAAACGCAGAAAGAGAGAGGCAAAAAGGATAGAGAGAGATGTTCGGAGAACCAGAGAGAACAAGGGGAGAAATGAGAGAACAGAAAGGAAAtcagagaaggagagaaaaaaaaaaaaagaagagggaaATAGAGAGAGCTTCGCAGCGAAGgattaaggagagagagaaaagaaatcaagaaaattTATTTTGGCTCAAAATAGTCcaaaaatatttctttattttttgtttttctgaCCTTCAAAATTATTTTCCTGATTTTCCTCAATTTATCCTGATTTTTCTGAATGTTTtccttttttataatttttaaatatttttctcaaataaaaattttataaacaaataataaaaaatgcaaGTTCGGGAAGTGGGGCACGCGGCagcaattttttattcttttcttttatttttgccTAAGAGCGACGTCACCACGTGTCAATCACTAGTTGGCTCAATCAAAATGACAAGATCGTCGATGTGACATGATCTGAAATGTCCAAAGAAACACATCAGACAGTTCGGAAGTGGCTACGTTACCCATTTAGTACTTTGATCAGATTACGCTATGACATGGGACCACTAACTCCTTCAAATAAAAGTGAAAATTTGGAGGCCTTATTAGACTCatgataaatttatttatttattcatttatttcaaaaggagttaaattaatgttattaaatttaattttgggataatttataagtaattaggtatcgttcgttaaacgggtgtgtagggggtaaTACATTCGTCTCGCATAACCGTACTCCTAATCTCAAATCTAGTATAAGCAGACCAAAACTATTGATTCTTAAGTCTAAGATAAGTCTAGTGGCCAATCAAATGATTAGTAATTAGGTGTCTAACCGCACCTAGGTAAATGACACGTTAGCGGcgactccaaattcaaaattttcaaaaatcatattttatcaCCTCGCGATCTCGAGCCTTGCTTCAGGACGTTGCAACAACCTATATATGTAAGATAATATTTGAACACTATTATGTGTGAGTATTGTACATTTAAAGTGTTCATTTAAATAGCATGAGAATGTTTGTGGGTCCCACCTTCCCTCGGACTAATAGAAATAATTTAACTAATAATTGTTCTTACCTAACTACCAgcctcattttttttctttttttttcaccATAAGTAACCTTTCGGTGCCTTACATATAGTAGACACAGACGGTGTCAATGCAATCCAAATAGAGAAAAGATGATGCAAACATTTTTCTTTAACTTTTTTTAGAAAACCTAATGGTCCTAGAATTGTTATCATGTTTTGATGTTCTATCATGCATGATTAATGCAATAAGAAAATTTCTAATGATTCTAATGGAagtcaatataaaaaaaaaaaaaaagtaaaaggtCACATCATTGATCACATGCATgcttattttttttccaaaaagaaaacaaaaaatgaaatttcattttaacAATTCAATGTTCTTATTGCTATTTTTGCATTATTAGATTACAAACATCTACTTTTATTAATTTGTCTTGAcattgtgcaaatattttttatataaaaaatctAAATGCCTTTTTTGATAACTACATTTAATTACTTTCAGACTATATTTAGAATGCTAAtacattttaaatttattaaaattatataaatatttttcatgaaaaaaaattataagccaTTTCCCCGATGACCCAATTTTAGCTTTGGCCAATGGAAGACAAAAGCCCAAAACGAGCAAAaataagctctctctctctctctctctctctcacacacacacacacacacacacactcaccaCATTCTacacctttgaaaaaaaaaaaaaaggacagcACCTCCTAAACTTAATAATCACAAATTGTCACAATCCTAACAAATATGTTTCCAGCTAATTTGTGCATTAATATTCTATCCtgccattttttttaaaagaaaaattttaagtaCTCTTCACGTGTATCCCAACCCCATAAGGAGTGTAATTTTTTTTATCCTCACTTGTGTTTCAGAATGAAAATATTAAGTTTTGACTTCTCTATGTATAACCCAATTTCCTCCCCATAGGCCCAACTATGTGGATCTAAGTGCGGATCCACTTTTGTGTCTGTCCGAAACACATCATCCTTTTCAAATATGCAAAGGGTTGTAAGCATAATAACTTCCAATATCCATGCATCCCTTTTtaattctctttttcttcttcctcaaATGTGATGAGGATTGTATTATATTTAAAAAGAGCAATAGAAAGAACACACAGCACCTTTCAGAAATTAGAGTGATCAATTAGAAACTCTGATCCCCATATTGTATGTGATCCGCCAAACTTCACATATACCAACTAATTAAATTAAGAAGAATGAAATCCTGTGGAAGAATCTGCTCTGTTTGGGGGGTCCTCCTCAATATTGCTCTGCTTATAAGTGAAGCCAGGCCTCTTTTATCCCCATTAGGATTTGTTCAAACAAGGAATGCCCAGTTTGTGATGAATGGATCACCTTTCCTCTTCAATGGGTTTAACTCATACTGGATGATGCACGTTGCAGCAGACACTGCCCAAAGGTACAAGGTCTCCAATGTGTTTCGGGACACCGCGGCTGCAGGTCTCACCATTTGCCGGACATGGGCTTTCAGCGACGGAGGCTACCAACCTCTGCAGACATTGCCCGGTGTCTATGATGAACATGTTTTTCAGGTTTCTTGTTTCCCAAATCTCACCATTTTCTAAGATTTTTACTTACTAAAATGCAATTGCCATGAATATGTCTATACATATGATGTTTTCTAAGTTCTTGTTCTAATGTAAGTTCCAACCCTGACATATGTAGAGTATGTTTTTGGTGATCTGGTAATCTGATAGCATTTTTCAGGCACTTGATTTCGTGATTTCGGAGGCACGGAAGTATAGTATCCGATTAATATTGAGTCTAAGCAACAATTACAATGATTTCGGAGGGAGAGCTCAGTATGTCAATTGGGCGAGAAGTGCTGGTGTGCGGATTAATGGTGATGATGACTTCTACACCAATCCAGTTGTTAAGGACTACTACAAGAACCATGTCAAGGTACAAACTAGAGAGCACCCAGATGGGCTAATGTGTTTCTTAAGATTGCTAGCGTTTTGATTTCTAGTTATATTAAATGATGtttctttgaaatttcttttgaaaaatgatTAAAATCATTGTTTTTAATGCTAACAAATTGGGTATGAACATTTAAATTATCATCTCACTAGAGAGTGCTCACCCGGATGAATACAATTACTCGAGTTGCTTACAAAGATGATCCAACCATCATGGCATGGGAGCTAATGAATGAACCTCGTTGTCAAGTTGACCCTTCTGGAGAAATCCTAAATGTGAGTCGCAAAGTCTCAAAACACTTTAGATGCTTGAAAAAAATTATGTTACAAAAGATTTAATTTGTTAGAACagattactttcattaattattGTATGATACTCAATTATGTTGTAACAGAGATGGGTTCATGAGATGGCATCTCATGTAAAATCTATAGATAGTAAACACTTGTTAGAGATAGGGATGGAAGGTTTTTATGGAGCCTCAATGCCAAGTAGGAAGCGGTACAATCCAGGAGGTAGCCAATTTGGCACAGATTTTATTCGCAATAATCAAATTAAGGAGATCGATTTTACGACAATACACGCATATCCCGATATTTGGTAAGTTCAATCAACATTGATCCTTCATTGATCATTGTTTGGCTTCATAATCATTGATCATTATTAACTTGGATTCATAACTTCACCTCATATATTCAAAAGGATATCCCACCACATGTCATTGATCCACCAAATTTCACTTCATTGTATAAAGGTTTAGTTATAACACTTATTTTTAAAGTTTCATGCTTGAACTAGTTTAAGTTGAAGTTCCTATTTCGAGATCTCACTTAACTTAATATTGaaactttcaaaaaaataattaccCTTTTTTTGTAAAGGC
The sequence above is a segment of the Malania oleifera isolate guangnan ecotype guangnan chromosome 8, ASM2987363v1, whole genome shotgun sequence genome. Coding sequences within it:
- the LOC131161303 gene encoding mannan endo-1,4-beta-mannosidase 5-like, coding for MNGSPFLFNGFNSYWMMHVAADTAQRYKVSNVFRDTAAAGLTICRTWAFSDGGYQPLQTLPGVYDEHVFQALDFVISEARKYSIRLILSLSNNYNDFGGRAQYVNWARSAGVRINGDDDFYTNPVVKDYYKNHVKRVLTRMNTITRVAYKDDPTIMAWELMNEPRCQVDPSGEILNRWVHEMASHVKSIDSKHLLEIGMEGFYGASMPSRKRYNPGGSQFGTDFIRNNQIKEIDFTTIHAYPDIWLSGQNDDSQMAFMRRWMWSHFKDSITALKKPLVFAEFGKSKKDAGFNMRGRDSFLTATYSNIYSFARNGGAVGGGLVWQIMAEGMESYRDGYEIILPQDPSTRAVIALQSQKMKSLA